Proteins encoded by one window of Arabidopsis thaliana chromosome 2, partial sequence:
- a CDS encoding hypothetical protein (DUF241) (Arabidopsis protein of unknown function (DUF241); FUNCTIONS IN: molecular_function unknown; INVOLVED IN: biological_process unknown; LOCATED IN: chloroplast; EXPRESSED IN: root; CONTAINS InterPro DOMAIN/s: Protein of unknown function DUF241, plant (InterPro:IPR004320); BEST Arabidopsis thaliana protein match is: Arabidopsis protein of unknown function (DUF241) (TAIR:AT2G17070.1); Has 750 Blast hits to 734 proteins in 87 species: Archae - 2; Bacteria - 37; Metazoa - 79; Fungi - 28; Plants - 534; Viruses - 2; Other Eukaryotes - 68 (source: NCBI BLink).), which translates to MAVSFHVRSNSFPSRSHPQAAHVDEQLARLRSSEQASSSSSSSICQRLDNLQELHESLDKLISRPVTQQALSQEHNKKAVEQLLDGSLRILDLCNISKDALSEMKEGLMEIQSILRRKRGDLSEEVKKYLTSRKSLKKSFQKVQKSLKVTQAEDNNDDTLAVFGEAEAITLSLFDSLLSYMSGSKTCSKWSVVSKLMNKKKVTCEAQENEFTKVDSEFQSEKTLKMDDVQNLESCIQDLEDGLESLSKSLIKYRVSFLNILGH; encoded by the coding sequence atgGCAGTCTCCTTCCACGTTCGATCTAACAGCTTCCCCTCAAGATCTCACCCACAAGCTGCTCATGTGGATGAGCAGTTGGCCCGTTTGAGATCTTCCGAGCAAGCCTCATCATCTTCCAGCTCTTCTATCTGCCAAAGGCTTGACAACCTTCAAGAACTACATGAGTCTCTTGACAAGCTTATCAGCCGACCTGTCACACAACAGGCTCTTTCTCAAGAGCATAACAAGAAAGCCGTTGAACAGCTTCTTGATGGATCCCTCAGGATCTTGGATTTGTGCAACATTTCCAAGGATGCTTTGTCAGAGATGAAAGAGGGTCTCATGGAGATCCAATCAATTCTAAGAAGAAAGCGTGGTGATCTATCGGAAGAAGTCAAGAAATACTTAACCTCAAGAAAATCTCTTAAGAAGTCATTCCAGAAAGTACAAAAGTCTTTGAAGGTTACACAAGCTGAAGACAACAACGATGACACTTTGGCTGTCTTTGGAGAAGCAGAAGCTATTACACTTTCTCTGTTTGATTCTCTCCTTAGCTACATGTCTGGATCAAAGACTTGTAGTAAATGGTCAGTCGTCTCAAAGCtaatgaacaagaagaaagttacATGTGAAGCGCAAGAAAACGAATTCACGAAGGTTGATTCCGAATTTCAATCCGAAAAGACCTTGAAGATGGATGATGTTCAGAACCTAGAGTCATGCATTCAAGATCTTGAAGATGGACTTGAATCACTTTCAAAGTCATTGATTAAATACAGAGTCTCATTTCTTAACATCTTAGGCCACTAA
- the SSP gene encoding kinase with tetratricopeptide repeat domain-containing protein (SHORT SUSPENSOR (SSP); FUNCTIONS IN: binding, protein kinase activity, kinase activity, ATP binding; INVOLVED IN: suspensor development, positive regulation of intracellular protein kinase cascade, N-terminal protein myristoylation, zygote elongation; LOCATED IN: internal side of plasma membrane; EXPRESSED IN: zygote, sperm cell, male gametophyte, micropylar endosperm, pollen tube; EXPRESSED DURING: M germinated pollen stage; CONTAINS InterPro DOMAIN/s: Tetratricopeptide-like helical (InterPro:IPR011990), Protein kinase, catalytic domain (InterPro:IPR000719), Serine-threonine/tyrosine-protein kinase (InterPro:IPR001245), Protein kinase-like domain (InterPro:IPR011009); BEST Arabidopsis thaliana protein match is: BR-signaling kinase 1 (TAIR:AT4G35230.1); Has 24310 Blast hits to 24046 proteins in 638 species: Archae - 2; Bacteria - 524; Metazoa - 2907; Fungi - 33; Plants - 20343; Viruses - 55; Other Eukaryotes - 446 (source: NCBI BLink).), producing MGCCYSLSSTVDPVQDHTTDASSEPRNGGGEDPPLTKFSFSALKTATNHFSPENIVSDQTSDVVFKGRLQNGGFVAIKRFNNMAWSDPKLFLEEAQRVGKLRHKRLVNLIGYCCDGDKRFLVADFMANDTLAKRLFQRKYQTMDWSIRLRVAYFVAEALDYCNTAGFASYNNLSAYKVLFDEDGDACLSCFGLMKEINNDQITTGSVNPENVIYRFGTVLVNLLSGKQIPPSHAPEMIHRKNVFKLMDPYLKGKFSIDEANVVYKLASQCLKYEGQESPNTKEIVATLETLQTRTEAPSYEVVEMTNQEKDASSSSNLSPLGEACLRMDLASIHSILVLAGYDDDKDIIELSFEEWIQEVKELQDVRRNGDRAFVEQDFKTAIACYSQFVEERSLVYPSVYARRSLSYLFCDEPEKALLDGMHAQGVFPDWPTAFYLQSVALAKLDMNTDSADTLKEAALLEVKK from the exons ATGGGTTGTTGTTACTCACTATCTTCAACAGTAGATCCTGTTCAAGACCACACGACCGATGCTTCTTCCGAACCTAGAAACGGCGGAGGAGAAGATCCACCATTGACAAAATTCTCTTTTTCCGCTCTCAAGACGGCCACAAATCATTTTAGTCCCGAAAACATCGTTTCAGATCAAACCTCCGATGTTGTCTTTAAAGGACGTTTGCAAAACGGTGGTTTCGTCGCTATCAAGAGATTTAATAACATGGCTTGGTCTGATCCTAAACTATTTTTG GAAGAGGCACAAAGAGTAGGGAAGTTAAGACACAAGAGACTCGTAAATTTGATTGGATATTGCTGTGATGGAGATAAAAGGTTTCTTGTTGCAGATTTCATGGCTAATGATACTCTTGCGAAGCGTTTATTCCAGC GGAAATATCAAACCATGGATTGGTCTATTAGGTTAAGAGTCGCCTATTTTGTAGCTGAAGCATTGGATTATTGCAACACTGCAGGCTTTGCATCATACAATAACTTAAGCGCTTACaaggttttgtttgatgag GATGGTGATGCATGTCTTTCTTGTTTCGGCTTGATGAAGGAGATTAATAATGATCAAATTACAACAG GAAGTGTGAACCCTGAAAATGTGATATACCGATTTGGTACTGTCCTTGTGAATCTTCTAAGTGGAAAGCAAATTCCTCCAAGCCAC GCTCCTGAGATGATACATCGAAAGAATGTGTTTAAGTTGATGGATCCATACCTGAAGGGGAAGTTCTCCATAGATGAAGCTAACGTAGTTTATAAACTCGCCTCTCAATGTTTGAAGTACGAGGGTCAAGAGAGTCCCAACACAAAAGAGATTGTTGCAACGCTTGAAACCTTGCAAACTAGAACAGAA GCTCCATCATATGAAGTTGTTGAAATGACAAACCAAGAGAAGGATGCATCATCGTCAAGTAATCTTTCGCCACTAGGAGAGGCTTGTTTGAGAATGGACCTCGCATCGATTCATTCAATCTTGGTCTTGGCAGGATATGATGATGACAAGGATATCATCGAG TTATCTTTCGAAGAATGGATACAAGAGGTGAAAGAACTTCAAGATGTTCGAAGAAACGGTGATCGAGCCTTCGTAGAGCAAGACTTCAAAACCGCTATTGCCTGTTATTCTCAG TTCGTTGAAGAGAGGTCATTGGTATACCCAAGTGTTTACGCAAGGCGTAGTCTAAGCTATCTATTCTGCGATGAGCCAGAAAAGGCCCTCCTCGATGGGATGCATGCACAGGGAGTGTTTCCTGATTGGCCAACCGCCTTCTACTTGCAGTCTGTGGCATTAGCCAAACTCGACATGAACACTGATTCTGCTGATACTTTGAAAGAAGCAGCTCTTCTTGAAGTAAAGAAATAG
- a CDS encoding DNA-directed RNA polymerase subunit beta, putative (DUF630 and DUF632) (Protein of unknown function (DUF630 and DUF632); INVOLVED IN: N-terminal protein myristoylation; LOCATED IN: cellular_component unknown; EXPRESSED IN: 22 plant structures; EXPRESSED DURING: 13 growth stages; CONTAINS InterPro DOMAIN/s: Protein of unknown function DUF630 (InterPro:IPR006868), Protein of unknown function DUF632 (InterPro:IPR006867); BEST Arabidopsis thaliana protein match is: Protein of unknown function (DUF630 and DUF632) (TAIR:AT4G35240.2); Has 35333 Blast hits to 34131 proteins in 2444 species: Archae - 798; Bacteria - 22429; Metazoa - 974; Fungi - 991; Plants - 531; Viruses - 0; Other Eukaryotes - 9610 (source: NCBI BLink).) produces MGCSTSKLDDLPAVALCRDRCSFLEAAIHQRYALSEAHVSYTQSLKAISHSLHQFINHHHRYNDSDSPKKAKPKMDSGSGHLDFDSDSDSDDDDDIDSLHSSPLHHHLEDDDSNPKSYLHMNYMKNSYMPPSLVYEQRPSSPQRVHFGESSSSSTSEYNPYLNSNYGSKLPPPPPSPPREKVWDFLDPFDTYYTPYTPSRDTRELRDELGVPDLEEDDVVVKEVHGKQKFVAAVSVEEPLGNSGASTSGGGGGGGKASLYQTRPSVSVEKEEMEHEVHIVEKKIVEDSGGDEVRKSKAAVARGGGGVRRGVPEVAKEIEAQFLRAAESGNEIAVMLEVGKHPYGRKNVSSKKLYEGTPSPSVVSSAQSSTSKKAKAEASSSVTAPTYADIEAELALKSRNLSSTLHKLHLWEKKLYDEVKAEEKMRVNHEKKLRKLKRMDERGAENQKVDSTRKLVRSLSTKIRIAIQVVDKISVTINKIRDEELWLQLNELIQGLSKMWKSMLECHKSQCEAIKEARGLGPIRASKNFGGEHLEVTRTLGYELINWIVGFSSWVSAQKGFVRELNSWLMKCLFYEPEETPDGIVPFSPGRIGAPMIFVICNQWEQALDRISEKEVIEAIRRFTTSVLHLWEQDRLATRERIIGHGDPRNMDREEQRIQKEIQELEMKMVLVGPGEDNIVYQSDTSNESLQGSLQRIFEAMERFTEESLKAYVDLLHRAEEEECDSRETDEED; encoded by the exons atgggTTGTTCAACCTCAAAGCTCGACGATCTTCCAGCGGTGGCGCTTTGTCGTGACCGTTGTAGCTTCCTTGAAGCAGCGATTCATCAACGTTACGCTTTATCAGAAGCTCACGTATCCTACACACAATCCTTAAAAGCaatctctcactctcttcaCCAATTCATCAATCACCACCACCGTTACAACGATTCCGATTCACCCAAAAAAGCTAAACCCAAGATGGATTCTGGGTCGGGTCATCTCGATTTCGATTCGGATTCTGACTCtgacgacgatgatgataTTGATTCGTTGCATTCATCTCCTCTCCATCATCATCTAGAAGATGATGACTCGAATCCGAAATCGTATTTGCATATGAATTATATGAAGAATAGTTATATGCCTCCTTCTTTGGTTTATGAGCAGAGACCTTCGAGTCCTCAGAGAGTTCATTTCggtgaatcatcatcatcatcaacctcTGAGTATAATCCATATCTGAATTCGAACTACGGATCGAAATTGCCTCCGCCGCCACCGTCGCCGCCGAGGGAAAAGGTTTGGGATTTCTTAGACCCTTTTGATACGTATTATACTCCGTATACTCCTAGTCGTGATACGAGAGAGTTAAGAGATGAATTGGGTGTTCCGGATTTAGAGGAAGATGATGTAGTTGTTAAGGAAGTACATGGGAAACAGAAATTTGTAGCTGCAGTTTCTGTGGAAGAGCCGTTAGGTAACTCCGGTGCTAGCACtagcggaggaggaggaggaggaggtaaGGCTTCTTTGTATCAGACTAGGCCAAGTGTGTCagttgagaaagaagaaatggagCATGAGGTTCATATTGtggagaaaaaaattgttgaggATAGTGGTGGGGATGAGGTGAGGAAGAGTAAGGCTGCGGTGGCACGTGGTGGTGGCGGTGTCAGACGTGGGGTTCCTGAGGTTGCGAAAGAGATAGAAGCTCAGTTCTTGAGAGCTGCAGAGTCAGGAAATGAGATCGCAGTGATGCTTGAAGTGGGGAAACATCCATATGGTCGCAAAAATG TTTCTTCGAAGAAGCTATATGAGGGGACCCCATCACCGTCTGTGGTTTCGTCAGCTCAATCATCAACCTCCAAAAAAGCTAAAGCTGAAGCCTCTTCTTCAGTGACTGCTCCTACTTATGCAGACATTGAGGCAGAGCTTGCTTTAAAGTCTCGTAATCTTTCTTCGACATTGCACAAGCTCCACCTTTGGGAGAAGAAGCTTTACGATGAGGTCAAG GCCGAGGAAAAAATGCGTGTAAACCATGAGAAAAAGTTAAGGAAGCTTAAGCGTATGGATGAAAGAGGTGCCGAGAATCAAAAAGTAGATTCAACACGAAAATTAGTTAGAAGTTTGTCCACAAAGATAAGGATTGCGATTCAAGTTGTTGACAAAATATCAGTTACAATTAACAAGATAAGAGACGAAGAGCTATGGCTGCAACTCAATGAATTGATCCAAGG GCTTAGCAAAATGTGGAAATCCATGCTTGAGTGCCATAAAAGTCAGTGTGAGGCTATTAAGGAAGCCAGAGGTTTAGGCCCCATTAGAGCAAGCAAAAATTTTGGTGGGGAGCATCTCGAGGTAACAAGGACGCTTGGATATGAACTTATAAATTGGATTGTGGGATTTTCGAGTTGGGTTAGTGCGCAAAAGGGTTTTGTAAGAGAGCTGAATAGTTGGCTTATGAAGTGTCTTTTCTATGAACCTGAGGAAACTCCAGATGGAATCGTTCCTTTTTCTCCTGGTCGTATTGGGGCTCCAATGATTTTCGTGATCTGTAACCAGTGGGAACAAGCTCTAGATAGAATATCAGAAAAGGAAGTTATCGAGGCTATACGCCGTTTCACAACGAGTGTGCTTCATCTTTGGGAACAAGATAGGTTAGCAACCCGGGAGAGGATTATAGGGCATGGTGATCCTAGGAATATGGACCGAGAGGAACAGAGAATACAGAAAGAGATTCAAGAATTGGAAATGAAAATGGTTCTGGTTGGTCCAGGGGAAGATAACATTGTCTACCAAAGCGACACTAGTAACGAGAGTTTACAGGGTAGTCTTCAACGTATATTTGAAGCTATGGAGAGGTTTACAGAGGAATCTCTGAAAGCTTATGTAGATCTCTTACATcgtgctgaagaagaagaatgcgACTCTCGGgaaacagatgaagaagactaa
- a CDS encoding hypothetical protein (DUF241) (Arabidopsis protein of unknown function (DUF241); CONTAINS InterPro DOMAIN/s: Protein of unknown function DUF241, plant (InterPro:IPR004320); BEST Arabidopsis thaliana protein match is: Arabidopsis protein of unknown function (DUF241) (TAIR:AT2G17080.1); Has 605 Blast hits to 593 proteins in 45 species: Archae - 0; Bacteria - 10; Metazoa - 49; Fungi - 15; Plants - 517; Viruses - 0; Other Eukaryotes - 14 (source: NCBI BLink).), giving the protein MAVSFHVRSHSYPSIPHPQAAHVDEQLARLRSSEETSTSSSSSICQRLDNLQELHESLDKLIRLPVTQQALGQEKNKKDVEQLLDGSLKILDVCNISKDALSQMKEGLMEIQSILRRKRGDLSGEVKKYLASRKSFKKTFQKVQKSLKAAQAEDNKDKSLAVFGEAEAVTIAMFDSLFSYMSGSKTCSKWSVVSKLMNKKKITCEAQENEFTKVDSEFQSEKTLKMEDVQILESCIQDFEDGLESLSKSLIKYRVSILNSFGH; this is encoded by the coding sequence atggCTGTCTCCTTCCACGTTCGATCTCACAGTTACCCCTCGATACCTCACCCACAAGCCGCTCATGTTGATGAGCAGTTGGCCAGATTAAGATCTTCTGAGGAAACCTCAAcatcttcaagctcttctATCTGTCAAAGACTTGACAACCTTCAAGAACTACATGAGTCTCTTGACAAGCTTATTCGCCTACCCGTTACACAACAGGCTCTCGGTcaagagaagaacaagaaagacgTTGAGCAACTTCTTGATGGATCTCTCAAGATATTGGATGTGTGCAACATATCCAAGGATGCTTTGTCGCAGATGAAAGAAGGTCTCATGGAGATCCAATCTATTCTAAGAAGAAAGCGCGGAGATCTATCAGGAGAGGTGAAGAAATACTTAGCCTCAAGAAAGTCCTTCAAGAAGACATTCCAGAAAGTACAAAAGTCCCTCAAGGCTGCACAAGCAGAAGACAACAAGGACAAATCTTTGGCTGTGTTTGGAGAAGCAGAAGCTGTTACAATTGCTAtgtttgattctctctttagCTACATGTCTGGATCAAAGACTTGTAGCAAATGGTCAGTCGTCTCAAAGCtaatgaacaagaagaaaattacATGTGAAGCACAAGAAAACGAATTCACCAAGGTTGACTCCGAGTTCCAATCCGAGAAGACTTTGAAAATGGAGGACGTTCAGATCCTAGAGTCATGCATTCAAGATTTCGAAGATGGACTAGAATCATTATCTAAGTCTTTGATCAAATACAGAGTTTCAATTCTTAACAGCTTTGGCCATTAA